One window from the genome of Hippoglossus hippoglossus isolate fHipHip1 chromosome 6, fHipHip1.pri, whole genome shotgun sequence encodes:
- the LOC117763191 gene encoding uncharacterized protein LOC117763191, which yields MEQDCVAGVYQCLGLSVGAEFSSEDVSVLYGKVFHVPSDPDEAHTALKKIAGGDISWSCVGEKVFDVLVEMEREREKKEKLYWDLQLINGGHVNTLYEMEKANSSDTGSLHPFTTVSSQTERLMGKNELCGSGRGVKRLRKAARQCWIRLASEGVHSLLPSPWQAQNLKVKGQAWGCVSPSDVLLLVDVKYDVMSHLLYSEMLQEHHTPSVWKTLLPCQRRSEEEGLEDTAEEALESGDMLRLAELPGAFRMYRACLGASFNSRELCWSAASFLCELHSSRQQEKDKVAVLGERLDGESLKLLCLYIRLATLRARREKLSYRALLAAKQSWDTWPHVPSPCRAEQAALWLREEEEAENEELISASPQQQAALQLLVLTQEQERKQLVKLVQGVSPKDLQGPGCTDSQKDGSNTTVLRSGCIKMLRQIHTSMQMHNETQPLFEQATSEPQLQPQPQTQAHMCSKAAVWSPHKLEECSLLLLTRLLELHDLQASAFLPLLKNKSAQHLQVLRDEYESKLRMQSSTNLLQLLTSFLVSKSCNKQKTAECSSSGAVETQNVSVGSAEVSAAVFVRWVDSELNGIQAADVTNTQDVCTDCEAVVEEMPYLEIVCVSDATSTTHLAAEGGCQEEGGGKATKSPQSYEKQGSLITLAWSKPPEEDEDDCDAVAADGGAEMSQDSESSVRIQVLPSDVSRTAAYTQCEETSREKADEELKPTLFQSGSTESAAEQCSTDRQLTLEERTVVDKPHKGDDAFNLQAHALIAETLQHVQPHLFTELEPHSDDLCSGPTDGTAEVGRDGVGVEVRATATESELWDPIEPDPTPTEDPTHNSQFDCGLAERDARRESTLTERERVREPVSALEREKTIRNLVDMQRKVEQRQQRDRERQMLRVQERLSIIQNRKAEEDLLGLKHTDRLRHLTQDLPQEDKNQQKTVVRERLEQLRRERSYVLQSKRDRNTAGFKELLAPVALHSRDTEDGAD from the exons atggAACAG GATTGCGTTGCCGGTGTGTACCAGTGTCTGGGTTTGTCTGTCGGAGCTGAGTTTTCCTCAGAAGACGTGAGCGTCCTCTACGGCAAAGTGTTTCATGTTCCCTCCGACCCTGATGAAGCCCATACGGCTCTGAAGAAG atTGCAGGAGGTGACATCAGCTGGTCCTGTGTTGGTGAAAAAGTTTTTGATGTTCTTGTAGAGAtggaaagggagagggagaagaaggaaaag CTGTACTGGGACCTCCAGCTGATAAATGGCGGACACGTCAACACTCTCTATGAGATGGAAAAGGCCAACAGCTCAGATACAGGATCTTTACACCCATTTACAACAGTCAGTTCACAG ACAGAGAGACTAATGGGGAAGAATGAGCTGTGTGGGAGTGGGAGAGGAGTGAAGAGGCTGAGGAAAGCAGCCAGGCAGTGCTGGATCAG ATTGGCGTCAGAGGGTGTGCACAGCTTACTGCCCTCTCCCTGGCAAGCCCAAAAcctcaaggtcaaaggtcaggccTGGGGCTGTGTCTCCCCGTCAGATGTCCTCCTCCTGGTGGACGTGAAGTATGACGTTATGAGCCACTTGCTTTATTCAGAAATGCTTCAGGAGCATCATA CTCCGAGCGTCTGGAAAACCTTGCTGCCATGTCAACGACGCTCAGAAGAGGAGGGGCTGGAGgacacagcagaggaggctTTGGAGTCAGGTGACATGCTCCGTCTGGCTGAGCTGCCAGGAGCATTCAGGATGTACAG GGCCTGTCTGGGTGCATCCTTTAACTCCAGGGAGCTTTGCTGGTCTGCTGCTTCGTTCCTGTGTGAGTTACACTCGTCTCGTCAACAAGAAAAGGACAAAGTGGCCGTCCTGGGAGAGAG GCTGGACGGGGAGAGTCTGAAACTTTTGTGTCTCTACATCCGACTGGCAACTCTCAGAGCTCGGAGAGAGAAACTGTCCTACAGAGCTCTTCTGGCAGCGAAGCAGTCCTGGGACACTTG GCCCCATGTTCCCAGTCCCTGCAGAGCGGAGCAGGCTGCTCTGTGGCTacgtgaggaagaggaagcagaaaatGAAGAATTGATTTCAGCATCACCGCAGCAG CAGGCCGCGCTGCAGTTGCTGGTGCTGActcaggagcaggagaggaagcagctggTCAAGCTGGTGCAAGGGGTTTCCCCAAAGGATCTGCAAGGTCCAGGTTGCACAGATTCTCAGAAAGACG GTAGTAATACAACAGTTTTAAGGAGTGGCTGTATAAAAATGCTGAGGCAAATCCACACCAGCATGCAGATGCACAATGAGACTCAACCCCTCTTTGAGCAAGCTACCTCTGAGCCTCAGCTCCAGCCTCAGCCTCAAACACAGGCCCACATGTGCAGTAAAGCAGCAGTGTGGTCTCCACACAAGCTGGAGGAGTGTTCCCTGCTCCTCTTAACTCGACTGCTGGAGCTCCACGACCTCCAAGCTTCTGCATTTCTGCCACTGTTAAAGAACAAG AGCGCACAACATCTCCAGGTTCTGCGAGATGAGTATGAATCTAAACTTCGGATGCAGAGCAGCACCaacctgctccagctcctcacCTCTTTCCTCGTCTCTAAGAGCTGCAACAAGCAAAAGACTGCAGagtgcagcagctctggagcagTCGAGACCCAGAACGTGAGTGTTGGGTCGGCTGAAGTTTCGGCAGCTGTTTTTGTGAGATGGGTGGACAGTGAACTGAATGGAATCCAAGCTGCTGATGTGACTAACACACAGGATGTCTGCACAG ATTGTGAAGCGGTCGTGGAGGAGATGCCCTACTTGGAgattgtgtgtgtctcagatgCAACAAGTACAACTCATCTCGCTGCAGAAGGAGGATGCCAGGAGGAAGGAGGCGGCAAAGCAACAAAAAGCCCCCAGTCTTATGAGAAACAGGGCTCTTTGATCACGCTCGCTTGGAGCAAACCaccagaggaggatgaggatgactGTGACGCAGTGGCTGCAGATGGAGGTGCAGAAATGAGCCAGGACAGTGAGAGCAGTGTGAGGATCCAAGTCCTGCCCAGTGATGTGAGCAGGACTGCAGCATACACACAGTGTGAGGAGACTTCTCGAGAAAAGGCCGATGAGGAGCTGAAGCCCACTTTGTTCCAGTCTGGATCCACAGAGTCTGCAGCGGAGcagtgcagcacagacagacag CTGAccctggaggagaggacagtGGTGGACAAACCACACAAGGGAGATGATGCATTTAACCTGCAGGCACATGCTTTAATAGCAGAGACCCTGCAGCATGTGCAGCCACATCTCTTCACCGAGCTTGAGCCGCACTCTGATGACCTGTGCTCTGGACCGACCGATGGGACAGCTGAGGTTGGCAGAGATGGGGTTGGTGTGGAGGTACGTGCCACTGCAACAGAGTCAGAGCTGTGGGACCCAATAGAGCCAGACCCCACTCCCACTGAGGACCCGACACATAACTCACAG tttgactgtGGCCTCGCAGAGAGGGATGCCAGGAGGGAATCCACACTGAcggagagagaacgagtgagAGAGCCAGTCTCagcactggagagagagaagacaatTCGCAACCTTGTGGACATGCAGAGGAAGGtggagcagaggcagcagagagacagagagagacagatgctcagg GTTCAGGAGCGTCTTTCCATCATCCAGAACagaaaggcagaggaggacCTGCTGGGCctgaaacacactgacagactaaGGCACCTCACACAAGATCTACCACAG GAGGATAAGAACCAGCAGAAAACAGTTGTCAGAGAGCGTCTGGAGCAGCTGAGACGAGAGCGCTCTTACGTCCTGCAGTCCAAACGAGACAG AAATACTGCAGGATTCAAGGAACTCCTGGCTCCAGTTGCCCTCCACAGTAGAGATACAGAGGATGGAGCAGACTGA
- the dnaja2b gene encoding dnaJ homolog subfamily A member 2b: MANVVDTKLYDILGVSPSASENELKKAYRKLAKEYHPDKNPDAGDKFKEISFAYEVLTNPEKKELYDRCGEQGLRDGGGGGPGMDDIFSHIFGGGLFGFMGGQGRGRNGGKRRGEDMVHPLKVSLEDLYNGKTTKLQLSKNVLCGACNGQGGKAGAVQKCVACRGRGMRIMLRQLAPGMVQQMQSVCTDCNGEGEVINEKDRCRKCEGHKVSKETKLLEVHVDKGMRHGQKITFTGEADQAPGVEPGDIVLVLQEKEHEEFRRDGSDLHMVQRIGLVEALCGFQMTVAHLDGRQLLVKYPPGKVIEPGCIRMVKGEGMPQYRNPFEKGDLYIKFDVQFPENNWISPEKLNELECLLPARAENPVIAADAEEVDLTDFDKSQGSGSGARREAYNDSSDEEGGHHGPGVQCAHQ; encoded by the exons ATGGCCAACGTCGTGGACACCAAGCTGTACGACATCCTCGGAGTTTCACCATCTGCCTCTGAGAATGAGCTCAAGAAG GCCTACCGCAAATTGGCCAAAGAGTACCATCCGGACAAGAACCCTGATGCTGGAGACAAG TTCAAAGAGATCAGCTTTGCATATGAAGTACTGACAAACCCAGAAAAGAAGGAGCTTTATGACCGCTGTGGAGAACAAGGGCTACGagatggaggaggcggagggcCTGGCATGGATGATatcttttctcacatttttggCGGAGGACTTTTCGGGTTCATGGGGGGACAGGGCAGAGGACGCAACGGAggcaagaggagaggagaagacatgGTACACCCTCTGAA AGTTTCTCTTGAAGACCTCTACAATGGCAAAACCACCAAACTGCAGCTTAGTAAGAACGTGCTCTGTGGTGCCTGTAATGG TCAGGGGGGTAAGGCAGGAGCAGTGCAGAAGTGTGTGGCATGTCGAGGACGAGGCATGAGAATCATGCTCAGACAACTGGCCCCTGGGATGGTCCAACAGATGCAGTCAGTCTGCACAGACTGCAATGGAGAAG GTGAGGTGATAAATGAGAAGGACCGCTGCAGAAAGTGTGAGGGTCATAAGGTGTCTAAGGAGACTAAGCTTCTGGAGGTGCATGTGGACAAAGGCATGAGGCACGGACAGAAGATCACGTTCACTGGGGAAGCTGACCAAGCACCAGGCGTTGAACCAGGAGATATAGTCCTGGTGCTGCAAGAGAAAGAGCATGAG GAATTCCGCCGTGATGGCAGTGACCTTCACATGGTCCAACGCATCGGCTTGGTTGAGGCTCTGTGTGGCTTCCAGATGACTGTCGCTCACCTGGACGGACGTCAACTGCTTGTCAAATACCCACCTGGCAAGGTCATCGAGCCCG GCTGTATTCGAATGGTGAAGGGAGAGGGAATGCCTCAGTACAGaaatccttttgagaaaggagaCCTTTACATCAAGTTTGACGTCCAGTTCCCTGAAAACAACTGGATCAGCCCTGAAAAACTGAAC GAACTGGAGTGCTTGCTGCCTGCTCGTGCTGAGAATCCAGTCATCGCAGCTGATGCGGAGGAAGTTGACCTGACAGATTTTGACAAGAGTCAAGGGTCCGGAAGTGGAGCCAGGAGAGAGGCCTACAACGATAGCTCAGATGAGGAAGGGGGCCATCATGGCCCAGGGGTGCAGTGCGCACACCAATAG